One window from the genome of Vicinamibacteria bacterium encodes:
- a CDS encoding DUF2752 domain-containing protein, which yields MSAEAHIPPAPPRLVRFSAPVGKLPLGAIFGALGLLGAVGVGVLRLDHLPFTLCVFKHFTGLPCPTCGSTRALGRLFALDPAGALAMNPLITTAALLLLPWAAADLLLLTRGRALDLEVSAPAARTLRVMAVLAVLLNWAFLLAAGR from the coding sequence ATGAGCGCCGAGGCCCACATCCCTCCCGCCCCTCCCCGTCTGGTGCGCTTCTCCGCTCCGGTCGGAAAGCTGCCCCTGGGCGCCATCTTCGGGGCTCTGGGCTTGCTGGGGGCGGTGGGGGTAGGCGTGCTCCGGCTGGATCACCTGCCCTTCACGCTGTGCGTGTTCAAGCACTTCACGGGCTTGCCCTGTCCGACCTGTGGCTCGACGCGGGCGCTCGGTCGGCTGTTCGCCCTCGATCCGGCGGGGGCGTTGGCCATGAATCCCCTGATCACGACGGCCGCCCTCCTTCTTCTGCCCTGGGCAGCGGCCGATCTGCTGTTGCTGACTCGGGGGCGGGCCCTCGATCTGGAGGTTTCGGCCCCCGCGGCGCGGACTCTGCGCGTGATGGCGGTGCTGGCGGTTCTCCTGAACTGGGCGTTCCTTCTGGCCGCGGGACGTTAG
- a CDS encoding glycosyltransferase family 2 protein, giving the protein MRPRISVVIPLFNEAENVEDLYRELTATLEQLGRAYEILLVDDGSTDGTRERLAPLEERDPRVRVLRLRRNFGQTAAFSAGFDHARGDVVVTSDGDLQNDPADIPRLLAKLDEGFDIVCGWRRRRMDSLSKRVPSWFANRLISWATGVHLHDYGCSLKVLRADVVRQIKLYGEMHRFIPAVASWMGVTVAEIPVGHRPRTRGASKYGLGRTARVVLDLFTVKFLLSYGTRPAHLFGLMGLGFGGVGLAILTYLSYIRLFEATPIGGRPLLLLGALLFLTGVILVNFGLMGELLVRTYHESQGKPTYVVQERPPTAEPEPGPTLSRR; this is encoded by the coding sequence GTGCGTCCCCGGATCTCCGTCGTCATCCCCTTGTTCAACGAGGCGGAAAACGTCGAGGACCTCTACCGCGAGCTTACGGCCACCCTGGAACAGCTCGGCCGCGCCTACGAGATCCTTCTCGTGGACGACGGCTCCACCGATGGGACCCGGGAACGGCTGGCCCCGCTCGAGGAACGGGACCCCCGCGTGCGCGTGCTGAGACTGCGGCGCAACTTCGGGCAGACCGCGGCCTTCTCGGCCGGCTTCGACCACGCTCGCGGGGACGTGGTGGTCACTTCGGACGGCGACCTGCAGAACGACCCCGCCGACATCCCGCGGCTGCTCGCCAAGCTGGACGAAGGGTTCGATATCGTCTGCGGATGGCGGCGACGGAGGATGGACTCGCTGTCGAAGCGCGTCCCCTCCTGGTTTGCAAACCGGCTCATCTCGTGGGCCACGGGTGTGCATCTCCACGACTACGGCTGCTCGCTGAAGGTGCTGCGCGCCGATGTGGTGCGGCAGATCAAGCTCTACGGGGAGATGCACCGGTTCATACCCGCGGTGGCCTCCTGGATGGGAGTGACGGTGGCTGAGATCCCAGTCGGCCATCGGCCGCGCACCCGCGGCGCCAGCAAGTACGGGCTGGGTCGAACCGCGCGCGTGGTGCTCGACCTCTTCACCGTGAAGTTTTTGCTTTCCTACGGTACCCGCCCCGCGCACCTCTTCGGCCTGATGGGGCTGGGCTTTGGCGGGGTCGGCCTGGCCATCCTGACCTACCTGTCCTATATCCGTCTGTTCGAGGCCACCCCCATCGGGGGCCGGCCCCTTCTCCTGCTCGGTGCTCTCCTCTTCCTCACCGGGGTCATCCTCGTGAACTTCGGCCTTATGGGAGAGCTGCTGGTGCGGACCTACCACGAGAGCCAGGGCAAGCCGACCTACGTGGTGCAGGAGCGGCCGCCGACCGCGGAGCCGGAGCCCGGACCAACCCTCTCCCGCCGTTGA
- a CDS encoding glycosyltransferase family 4 protein, whose translation MIRILFLTESFHPVLGGGEQHIRALGERLVEGGMGVTVVTRRGHPSWAQEELLGGTRVVRVFPPGPGRTGKYAMVLPALAALWREPHDLLVVRGTRVLGLPGLLAGRARRRPVVLQPDLNGEMSGEVYLWGTPWARGPAGSLVRGGVALRNILFRDADAFVAMSRQIRAELLGAGVAEERVTLIPHGVDTGRYHPADARERADLRARLGLPASALLVTYTGRLLKGKGLETLIEAFAALAARDARAHLLLVGTGAGQALSIEAEIKSGVAARGLGERVTFTGRVENVEDFLRASDVFAFPSVFEALGLSLLEAAACGLPCVGSRTGGIVDVIEDGRSGLLVLPDDGPALAGALLALASDPDQRRAMGMRGREVALSRFDVEDSIDRYRSLFRELCSRAAASPTARGGAA comes from the coding sequence TTGATACGGATCCTCTTCCTGACCGAGTCCTTCCATCCCGTGCTGGGGGGAGGCGAGCAGCACATCCGGGCTCTGGGGGAGCGTCTCGTAGAGGGGGGGATGGGGGTCACCGTGGTCACGCGGCGGGGGCACCCCTCCTGGGCGCAGGAGGAGTTGCTGGGGGGAACCCGGGTCGTGCGCGTGTTCCCCCCCGGGCCGGGGCGCACCGGTAAGTACGCCATGGTCCTGCCCGCGCTGGCCGCGCTTTGGCGCGAACCGCACGACCTGTTGGTGGTGCGGGGCACCCGCGTCCTCGGCCTGCCCGGGCTCCTCGCTGGTCGGGCCCGGAGGCGGCCGGTCGTGCTGCAGCCCGACCTCAACGGCGAGATGAGCGGGGAGGTCTACCTCTGGGGGACGCCCTGGGCGCGGGGGCCCGCCGGATCGCTCGTGCGGGGGGGGGTCGCCCTTCGCAACATCCTGTTCCGCGACGCGGATGCCTTCGTGGCCATGTCCCGCCAGATCCGCGCCGAGCTGCTCGGCGCGGGCGTGGCCGAGGAACGGGTGACCCTGATCCCCCACGGTGTCGACACCGGGCGCTACCATCCCGCGGACGCCCGCGAGCGGGCCGACCTCCGGGCGCGGCTGGGCCTGCCGGCCTCTGCCCTCCTCGTCACCTACACCGGCCGGCTCCTGAAGGGTAAGGGGCTGGAGACGCTGATTGAAGCCTTCGCCGCCCTAGCCGCCCGTGACGCGCGCGCGCACCTCCTGCTCGTGGGCACGGGGGCGGGCCAGGCCCTTTCCATCGAGGCGGAGATCAAGTCGGGCGTCGCAGCGCGCGGCCTGGGTGAACGGGTGACCTTCACGGGGCGGGTGGAAAACGTGGAGGACTTCCTCCGAGCCTCCGATGTCTTCGCCTTTCCTTCCGTATTCGAGGCGCTGGGCTTATCGCTCCTGGAGGCCGCCGCCTGTGGCCTCCCCTGCGTGGGCAGCCGGACGGGTGGGATCGTGGACGTGATCGAGGACGGGCGCTCTGGCCTGCTCGTGCTCCCCGACGACGGGCCGGCACTCGCGGGCGCCCTGCTCGCGCTCGCCTCCGATCCCGACCAGCGGCGGGCCATGGGCATGCGGGGCCGCGAGGTGGCCCTCTCTCGCTTCGACGTCGAGGACAGCATCGACCGCTACCGCAGCCTATTCCGCGAGCTCTGCTCCCGAGCCGCCGCCTCCCCGACGGCAAGGGGTGGGGCCGCCTGA
- a CDS encoding cytoplasmic protein, with protein sequence MKSRHAYAVGAILGLLFAVLRAWAHAGPHLESQRLTLRLENEKVRVLELRLKPGEQEGFHTHPQYVLYALTNYRVKNTAADGTSKVFERKAGDVFWGQPITHKGENLGDTEVHALIVELK encoded by the coding sequence ATGAAGAGTAGACACGCGTATGCAGTGGGCGCGATCCTGGGACTTCTTTTCGCTGTGCTCAGAGCCTGGGCGCATGCTGGCCCGCACCTCGAGAGCCAGAGACTGACACTCAGGCTTGAGAACGAGAAAGTGCGCGTCCTCGAGCTTCGGCTCAAGCCAGGCGAGCAGGAAGGGTTTCACACCCATCCACAGTACGTGCTCTACGCGCTCACTAATTACCGCGTCAAGAACACGGCGGCGGACGGTACCTCCAAGGTCTTCGAGCGCAAAGCCGGCGACGTCTTCTGGGGCCAGCCGATAACGCATAAGGGCGAGAACTTAGGGGATACCGAAGTGCATGCGCTGATCGTTGAACTGAAGTAG
- a CDS encoding NAD-dependent epimerase/dehydratase family protein codes for MRVALTGASGYTGGRLLAALLARGDEVSALVRGGPGRRVPLGRGTRIVEGDLADGRSLAGLVEGAQAVVHVAAVYRTAGHPDSYYRDVNVRGTERLLEAAARSGVQRFIHTSSVGVHGHVATPPADETTPLAPGDIYQTTKAEAERLALRYHGKDGLLVSVVRPGAIYGPGETRLLKLFRAIARGRYAIVGSGRPFYHPVYIDDLVSGFLLALDRPEAPGEAFLIAGPRYVSQSELAAIIARHTHGRVLPFRIPAWPVQLAGDLCEALCVPFGIEPPLHRRRVDFWTKSRAFSIEKARRLLGYAPKVDVEEGVARTAAWYSQEGWL; via the coding sequence GTGAGGGTCGCCCTCACCGGCGCCTCGGGCTACACGGGTGGACGCCTTCTGGCCGCACTCCTGGCCCGGGGCGACGAGGTCTCCGCCCTCGTGCGGGGAGGGCCGGGGCGCAGGGTCCCGCTCGGGAGGGGAACCCGCATCGTGGAGGGCGACCTGGCGGACGGCCGGAGCTTGGCGGGCCTGGTGGAGGGGGCCCAGGCCGTGGTCCACGTGGCGGCCGTTTACCGCACCGCCGGCCACCCGGATTCCTACTACCGGGATGTCAATGTGAGGGGGACGGAGCGGCTGCTGGAGGCCGCGGCCCGGAGCGGCGTGCAGCGGTTCATCCACACCTCCAGCGTCGGAGTCCATGGCCACGTAGCCACGCCGCCCGCGGACGAGACGACACCCTTGGCTCCGGGGGACATCTACCAGACCACGAAGGCGGAGGCGGAGCGCCTGGCCCTGCGGTATCACGGAAAGGACGGATTGCTTGTCTCCGTGGTTCGCCCGGGCGCCATCTACGGCCCGGGGGAGACACGACTCCTGAAGCTCTTCCGTGCCATTGCCCGCGGCCGCTACGCGATCGTCGGCTCCGGGCGCCCGTTCTACCATCCCGTGTACATCGACGACCTCGTGAGCGGCTTTCTCCTCGCCCTCGACCGTCCGGAGGCCCCGGGGGAAGCCTTCCTCATCGCGGGCCCCCGCTATGTCTCGCAGTCCGAGCTGGCGGCTATCATCGCCCGCCATACCCACGGCCGCGTGCTGCCCTTCCGCATCCCCGCCTGGCCCGTGCAGCTGGCCGGCGACCTCTGCGAGGCTCTCTGCGTGCCCTTCGGGATCGAGCCGCCCCTGCACCGGCGCCGCGTGGACTTCTGGACGAAGAGCCGGGCCTTCTCCATCGAGAAGGCCCGGCGGCTGTTGGGTTACGCGCCGAAAGTGGACGTGGAGGAAGGGGTCGCCCGGACCGCGGCCTGGTACTCCCAGGAAGGGTGGCTGTGA
- a CDS encoding flippase, protein MGSLDTAPERPRIARNTIFSAIGEGSNLLLFLLGFLAARYLAPEAFGAYSAAFAFVGIFRILPDFGMAYASTLEISRNRSLAGRLIGNLLGFQGVLSLLTVALCLALGSMLFSAPEDGITWTAVLLLSFDLVLKSAKATLRWLLKGFQRFGTEAVSLLLERVALLALGLVSLRTGRGAIGFVLVFVIVRSFDTTGLWAYTNARVLRLRPARDPALWAELLRKGLPFAYVGLVITLLFQVDIVLLEKMRGAVEAGFYSAPVRILEGLTLVPRVLGYALLPTMAALNVRSPAAVGDLYRRGQKYLLLAGMPLAAFGLLASEPFIRLVFGPAYGPSIPLSRLLLPTALFMFLSNFSETTLACVNRWGTIVVTSTLALLLNVVLNIVWIPLYGGTGAALARLLAEGAYALLTVTALHLYGYRTRMASVALRPLLATLAFAAALWASRGFGLVAAAGVASAVFLLATFLLGVWDAAERATLRRLFRPEPDPPPESFGRPQG, encoded by the coding sequence ATGGGCAGCTTGGATACGGCTCCCGAACGCCCCCGGATCGCGCGCAACACGATCTTCTCGGCCATCGGGGAAGGATCGAACCTCCTTCTCTTCCTGCTCGGCTTCCTGGCCGCCCGCTACCTGGCCCCCGAGGCGTTTGGCGCCTACAGCGCGGCCTTCGCCTTCGTGGGCATCTTTCGAATCCTGCCCGATTTCGGGATGGCCTATGCCTCCACCCTGGAGATCAGCCGGAACCGTTCGCTGGCCGGCCGCCTCATAGGCAACCTGCTCGGGTTTCAGGGCGTCCTCTCCCTTCTGACCGTGGCCCTCTGCCTCGCTCTGGGGAGCATGCTCTTCTCCGCGCCCGAAGATGGCATCACCTGGACGGCGGTCCTCCTGCTCTCGTTCGACCTCGTGCTCAAGTCCGCAAAGGCCACCCTCCGTTGGCTCTTGAAGGGCTTCCAGCGCTTCGGCACCGAGGCCGTCTCCTTGCTCCTGGAGCGGGTCGCGCTCCTGGCGCTGGGCCTGGTCAGCCTCCGTACCGGCCGGGGGGCGATCGGCTTCGTCCTCGTGTTCGTGATCGTCCGTAGCTTCGATACCACCGGCCTCTGGGCCTACACCAACGCCCGCGTCCTTCGCCTACGCCCCGCCCGCGACCCCGCGCTTTGGGCGGAGCTCCTGCGCAAGGGCCTGCCCTTCGCCTACGTCGGCCTCGTCATCACCCTGCTCTTCCAGGTGGACATCGTGCTCCTGGAGAAGATGCGGGGCGCGGTGGAGGCCGGTTTCTACAGCGCGCCCGTGCGAATCCTGGAAGGTTTGACGCTCGTTCCCCGCGTCCTCGGCTACGCCCTCCTCCCGACCATGGCCGCCCTCAATGTCCGCTCGCCGGCCGCGGTAGGCGACCTCTATCGCCGCGGCCAGAAGTACCTGCTGCTGGCGGGCATGCCCCTGGCCGCCTTCGGCCTCCTCGCGTCCGAGCCTTTCATCCGCCTGGTCTTCGGTCCCGCCTATGGGCCGAGCATCCCCCTCTCTCGCCTGCTCCTCCCCACCGCTCTTTTCATGTTCCTTTCAAACTTCAGCGAGACGACACTCGCCTGCGTCAACCGCTGGGGGACGATCGTGGTCACCTCGACCCTCGCTCTCCTCCTGAACGTCGTCCTGAACATCGTCTGGATCCCCCTCTACGGGGGGACAGGCGCGGCCCTGGCCCGCCTTCTGGCCGAGGGCGCGTACGCCCTCCTGACCGTCACCGCCTTGCATCTCTACGGCTATCGGACGCGCATGGCCTCGGTGGCCCTCCGGCCGCTCCTGGCCACCTTGGCCTTCGCCGCCGCGCTCTGGGCTTCCCGCGGCTTTGGCCTAGTGGCCGCGGCTGGCGTCGCCAGCGCGGTCTTTCTGCTCGCGACGTTCCTGCTCGGGGTCTGGGATGCCGCGGAAAGAGCCACCCTGCGCCGGCTCTTCCGCCCCGAGCCAGACCCACCCCCAGAGAGCTTCGGGCGGCCGCAAGGCTAG
- a CDS encoding class I SAM-dependent methyltransferase has translation MAERGETSLWEDARDKLKSLLFHGLNAWLGWDVTLDTDDRRVLDGIILPHLAAAPEFGKVLFVGSDWYTRRYNRVFADKEYWTIDKDPSRARYGASRHLTDVLQNLERHFAPGYFDLILCNGVLGWGLDAKDDAEAAFAACWHTLREGGVFVLGWNNIPRRRPLSLESSTGLARFKPYVFAPLKESRYLTRSRNQHTFDFYVK, from the coding sequence GTGGCCGAGCGTGGCGAGACCAGCCTGTGGGAGGACGCGCGCGACAAGCTGAAGTCGCTCCTCTTCCACGGCCTCAACGCATGGCTAGGATGGGACGTCACTCTGGACACCGATGACCGGCGGGTCCTGGACGGGATCATCCTGCCTCATTTGGCAGCCGCCCCCGAGTTCGGCAAGGTCCTCTTCGTGGGCAGCGACTGGTACACCCGACGCTACAATCGGGTCTTCGCGGACAAGGAGTACTGGACGATCGACAAGGATCCGAGCCGAGCCCGGTACGGTGCCTCCCGCCACCTGACCGACGTGCTCCAGAACCTCGAGCGGCACTTCGCGCCCGGCTATTTCGATCTCATCCTCTGCAACGGAGTGCTTGGCTGGGGCCTGGACGCCAAGGACGATGCGGAGGCGGCCTTCGCGGCCTGCTGGCACACCCTGCGCGAGGGGGGGGTCTTTGTTCTCGGCTGGAATAACATTCCCCGTCGGCGGCCGCTCTCCCTCGAGTCGTCGACGGGCCTCGCCCGTTTCAAGCCCTACGTCTTCGCCCCTCTGAAGGAATCGCGGTACCTCACGCGTAGCCGGAACCAACACACCTTCGACTTTTACGTCAAGTGA